From the Clostridium putrefaciens genome, one window contains:
- a CDS encoding YfcE family phosphodiesterase, with translation MLVAIISDTHRDYEVLNKIIYKVENCDYILHLGDNIEDLKYIKDRIYNKKIICIGVKGNCDYSNVIPSERVVDIEGYRIFMTHGHNYGVKIDTNYIKRRAFQLNCKICLYGHTHVFEINQSDGNYLINPGSPSIPRDSKRGVVFIEVHEGNISPYFIEI, from the coding sequence TTGCTAGTAGCAATTATAAGTGATACACATAGAGACTATGAGGTATTAAATAAGATAATTTATAAAGTTGAGAATTGTGATTACATACTACACCTTGGAGATAATATAGAGGACTTAAAGTACATCAAGGATAGAATTTATAATAAAAAGATAATATGTATAGGTGTTAAGGGAAATTGTGATTATTCTAATGTTATACCTAGTGAGAGGGTTGTAGATATAGAAGGGTATAGAATATTTATGACTCATGGGCATAATTATGGTGTTAAAATTGATACCAATTATATTAAGCGTAGAGCTTTTCAATTAAATTGTAAAATATGTCTATATGGGCATACTCATGTTTTTGAAATAAATCAAAGTGATGGTAATTATTTAATAAACCCTGGTAGTCCATCTATTCCTAGAGATAGTAAGAGAGGTGTTGTTTTTATAGAAGTGCATGAAGGAAACATAAGTCCTTATTTTATAGAAATTTAA
- a CDS encoding XTP/dITP diphosphatase — MKDIILATNNEHKVKEFKEILKNLPVNIYSLKEVDIEVDVEETGTTFTENSNIKAQSIYYILKERNRKDFIVLADDSGLVVGYLNDEPGIYSARYAGQHGNSEENNKKLLEKLKGVSCENRKAKFVSAIALMDDEGNSKVVEGEAYGYIIEDYRGGKGFGYDPLFYFPEKKKTFAEMSEEEKNGLSHRGKALKALKLEIEKLVEV, encoded by the coding sequence GTGAAAGATATTATATTAGCAACTAATAACGAGCATAAAGTAAAAGAGTTTAAAGAGATATTAAAGAATCTACCTGTTAATATTTATTCATTGAAAGAAGTTGATATAGAAGTAGATGTGGAAGAAACAGGCACTACATTTACAGAAAACTCTAATATAAAGGCTCAATCTATATATTACATTTTAAAAGAGAGGAATAGAAAAGACTTTATTGTTTTAGCAGATGATTCTGGACTTGTGGTAGGGTACTTAAATGATGAGCCAGGAATATATTCAGCAAGATATGCCGGACAACATGGAAATTCAGAAGAAAATAATAAAAAACTTTTAGAAAAATTAAAAGGTGTATCATGTGAAAATAGAAAAGCAAAATTCGTAAGTGCTATTGCATTGATGGATGATGAGGGCAATTCTAAGGTGGTAGAAGGAGAGGCTTATGGATATATTATAGAAGATTATAGAGGTGGGAAAGGCTTCGGATATGATCCTTTATTTTATTTCCCAGAAAAAAAGAAAACTTTTGCTGAAATGAGCGAAGAAGAAAAGAATGGGTTAAGTCATAGAGGGAAAGCTTTAAAAGCATTAAAATTAGAAATAGAGAAATTGGTAGAAGTATAA
- the rph gene encoding ribonuclease PH, with amino-acid sequence MRIDGRKNNQIRPVKIIRDYTKYAEGSVFIEVGDTKVLCNASIEDKVPPFLKGKGEGWITCEYNMLPRSTEVRKVRDISRLKIDGRTMEIQRLIGRALRSVVDLKLIGEKTIWVDCDVIQADGGTRTTAINGAFIAIVDAINKIHKERPFKVYPIRNFLTAVSVGIFEGEKILDLCYKEDCKANVDMNVVMTEDGEFVEIQGTGEENPFSRKDLDELLHLAEKGSKQMINIQKDILKMDCLWIGTGK; translated from the coding sequence ATGAGGATAGACGGAAGAAAAAACAATCAGATAAGACCAGTAAAGATAATAAGAGATTATACTAAATATGCTGAAGGGTCAGTATTTATAGAAGTTGGAGATACGAAAGTTTTGTGTAATGCTTCAATTGAAGATAAAGTCCCTCCATTTTTAAAAGGTAAGGGTGAAGGGTGGATAACCTGTGAGTATAATATGCTACCAAGATCTACTGAGGTGAGAAAGGTAAGAGATATATCTAGATTAAAGATAGATGGTAGAACTATGGAGATACAAAGACTTATAGGTAGAGCTTTAAGATCTGTAGTAGACCTTAAATTAATAGGTGAAAAGACTATATGGGTAGATTGTGATGTTATTCAAGCTGATGGTGGAACTAGGACTACAGCTATAAATGGAGCGTTTATAGCTATAGTAGATGCTATAAATAAAATACATAAAGAACGTCCCTTTAAAGTTTATCCAATTAGAAACTTTTTAACTGCTGTAAGTGTAGGTATATTTGAAGGTGAGAAAATATTAGATTTATGCTATAAAGAAGATTGTAAGGCTAATGTAGATATGAATGTTGTAATGACGGAAGATGGTGAATTTGTAGAAATACAAGGAACAGGAGAGGAAAATCCATTTTCAAGAAAAGATTTAGATGAATTATTACATTTGGCTGAGAAAGGTTCAAAACAAATGATAAATATTCAAAAGGATATTTTAAAAATGGATTGTCTTTGGATAGGTACTGGTAAATAG
- a CDS encoding ABC transporter substrate-binding protein codes for MKKRILLFVFISIILTFSGCIQKKDAVIEGDRNNVIIGMQSIPKGLDFNDTYNSREGDLICAIFDGLVEKDNNGEIKGALAKEWDISEDGLNYIFILKEDITWSDGKPIEAKHFVELFRQILSPSEDIKSITELYSIFGAEDYNKGKKHQGEVAIISTDKKTLQIRLNYRDDKLLDTLSKPKYRLRKNFDILKSWKENYKQIVYTGAYKITDLKQKDGENTIVLKKNNNYYDKDSILTEEIILDNVANSEMGMAKFDTNQIDVLFSPPISEIDRLKSKENIIYITLQDFNSIIFNFKSPFASKIDFRRAIEEALLASLDETQVSSRFNLNLAKGEIFNDSGTKVVFSNENKDTNLRYDLFSANSKIKDLVTVQNNNINILCVDNEKNKLLVESLKDIVEKEFNIKSTIYYYKENDIQNELTKKDYDMALVEYSHIGSKESFLRSWYNTHGKEISYNSDVLDKSLFKIKGENNNLVKDKLIKGIELELKKDLPLIPIASNNLFICKNNDIEGICMDGNENIIIKNIGKSTDLNEELKEKEF; via the coding sequence ATGAAAAAAAGAATACTGTTGTTTGTTTTCATATCCATTATATTAACATTTTCAGGATGTATTCAAAAGAAGGATGCAGTTATTGAGGGTGATAGAAATAATGTGATTATAGGTATGCAATCAATTCCTAAAGGATTAGATTTTAATGACACATATAACTCTAGAGAGGGGGATCTAATCTGTGCTATTTTCGATGGGTTAGTTGAAAAAGATAATAATGGTGAGATAAAAGGTGCTCTTGCAAAAGAGTGGGATATAAGTGAAGATGGGCTTAATTATATATTTATTCTAAAAGAAGATATAACATGGAGTGATGGAAAGCCAATTGAAGCAAAACATTTTGTAGAACTATTTAGACAAATACTTAGTCCTAGCGAAGACATTAAAAGTATCACAGAGCTATATAGTATTTTTGGAGCAGAAGATTACAACAAGGGTAAAAAGCATCAAGGGGAAGTAGCTATTATATCAACAGATAAGAAAACACTTCAGATAAGATTGAACTATAGAGATGACAAGTTACTAGATACCCTTTCTAAGCCTAAATATAGACTTAGAAAAAACTTTGATATATTAAAATCATGGAAAGAAAATTATAAACAGATAGTTTATACAGGTGCATATAAAATCACGGATTTAAAACAGAAAGATGGAGAAAATACAATTGTTTTAAAAAAGAATAATAACTACTATGATAAAGATAGTATTTTAACTGAAGAAATTATTTTAGATAATGTAGCAAATTCAGAAATGGGTATGGCAAAGTTTGATACAAATCAAATAGATGTACTTTTTTCTCCACCCATAAGTGAAATAGATAGATTGAAATCTAAAGAAAATATTATATATATAACTCTTCAAGATTTTAATTCTATAATATTTAATTTTAAAAGTCCTTTTGCATCAAAAATAGATTTTAGACGAGCAATTGAAGAAGCACTCTTAGCATCTTTAGATGAAACTCAAGTTAGCTCTAGGTTTAATTTAAACCTAGCTAAAGGAGAAATATTTAATGATTCTGGTACAAAAGTAGTGTTTTCAAATGAAAATAAAGATACTAATCTTAGATATGATTTATTTTCTGCTAATAGCAAAATAAAAGATTTGGTAACTGTACAAAATAATAATATAAACATATTATGTGTAGATAATGAGAAAAATAAATTGTTAGTTGAATCATTAAAAGATATTGTAGAAAAAGAATTTAATATAAAAAGTACAATTTATTATTATAAAGAGAATGACATACAAAATGAATTGACCAAAAAGGACTATGATATGGCATTGGTAGAGTATAGCCATATCGGAAGCAAAGAAAGTTTTTTAAGATCATGGTACAATACCCATGGTAAAGAAATAAGCTATAATAGCGATGTTTTAGATAAAAGTTTATTTAAGATAAAAGGAGAAAATAATAATTTAGTAAAAGATAAACTTATAAAAGGTATAGAATTAGAATTAAAAAAGGACTTACCGTTAATACCTATTGCAAGCAATAATTTATTTATATGTAAAAACAATGATATTGAAGGTATATGTATGGATGGGAATGAAAATATAATCATTAAAAATATAGGGAAAAGTACAGATCTAAATGAAGAGCTGAAAGAAAAAGAGTTTTAG
- the ligA gene encoding NAD-dependent DNA ligase LigA: protein MDIDETKIIDLIEELNRHAYEYYVLDNISISDKEYDKKYDELVKLEKETGIILPYSPTQRVGDMVLPQFNKYVHKAPLWSLDKAQRIETLEEWHKRNMKIVESYNQTASTPLPKLTYVLTKKFDGLTINCTYNEEGVLIKAATRGTGIVGEDVTAQAKTIKSLPLKIPYDNTLEIHGEAVMTRKAFNKYNESAKVPLKNLRNGAAGALRNLNVKETERRNLSAFFYDIGYKEGNPFDTYVDMLNFIKDMGFYLDNYMKVCSTVEEIEEEIKCIDNIRSDLEYDIDGVVIAINDIRTREILGYTVKFPKWAIAFKFEAEEATTKLLSVEWNIGRSGRVSPTALLEPVELAGATVRRATLNNMDDIIRKEVRIGSDVLVRRSNDVIPEIMGVTLENNKDTLEILPPTNCPWCNSELILVGAHYFCENSLSCKPQMVKSLVHYASREAMNIQGFSEKTAEQLFEELNVKSIPDLYRVKKEELVNLKRFGKKKAENLLNAIEGSKDCDLSAFIYALSIPNVGIKTAKDLVGKLKTLENIRNASFEELIAIEDVGDIVAQSILKFFLDEKINESIQELFMLGVSPKYEEKGVKANAFEGKTIVVTGSLQNYTRLSIKEKLESLGATVSGSVSKKTDYVIVGEDAGSKYDKAKELNLKILTEEDFESMLK, encoded by the coding sequence TTGGATATAGATGAAACTAAAATTATAGACCTTATTGAAGAGCTTAATAGACATGCTTATGAGTATTATGTACTTGATAATATTTCAATTAGTGATAAAGAATATGATAAAAAGTATGATGAATTAGTAAAACTTGAAAAAGAAACTGGTATCATACTCCCTTATTCTCCAACTCAAAGAGTTGGAGATATGGTTTTGCCCCAATTTAATAAGTATGTCCACAAAGCTCCTTTATGGAGCCTTGATAAAGCACAAAGGATTGAAACTTTAGAAGAATGGCATAAAAGGAATATGAAGATTGTAGAAAGTTATAACCAAACTGCAAGTACTCCATTGCCAAAGTTAACCTATGTTTTAACCAAAAAATTTGATGGTCTTACTATTAACTGCACTTACAATGAAGAAGGAGTATTAATTAAGGCGGCTACAAGGGGAACGGGAATTGTAGGTGAAGATGTTACAGCTCAAGCTAAAACAATAAAAAGCCTTCCGTTAAAGATACCTTATGATAATACCTTAGAAATACATGGTGAGGCAGTGATGACTAGAAAGGCTTTTAATAAATATAATGAAAGTGCCAAGGTACCTCTAAAGAATTTAAGAAATGGTGCTGCAGGTGCTCTTAGAAATTTAAATGTTAAAGAAACTGAAAGACGTAATCTTTCTGCATTCTTTTATGATATAGGATATAAAGAAGGGAACCCTTTTGACACCTATGTTGATATGCTTAACTTTATTAAAGATATGGGATTCTATCTAGATAACTATATGAAAGTATGTAGTACTGTAGAAGAAATAGAAGAAGAAATAAAATGCATAGATAATATACGATCAGATTTAGAATATGATATTGATGGTGTTGTAATTGCTATAAATGATATAAGAACAAGAGAAATTTTAGGATATACCGTAAAATTTCCAAAATGGGCTATAGCATTTAAATTTGAGGCAGAGGAAGCTACAACTAAGCTTTTGTCTGTGGAATGGAATATAGGAAGAAGTGGGAGAGTTAGTCCTACTGCATTGTTAGAACCTGTAGAACTTGCTGGAGCAACAGTAAGGCGTGCTACTTTAAATAATATGGACGATATAATTAGAAAAGAGGTTAGAATTGGGTCGGATGTTCTTGTAAGAAGGTCAAATGATGTTATACCTGAAATAATGGGGGTTACTTTAGAGAATAATAAAGATACCCTAGAAATCCTTCCTCCAACTAATTGTCCTTGGTGTAATAGTGAACTTATATTAGTAGGAGCCCATTATTTTTGTGAAAACAGTTTATCTTGCAAACCACAAATGGTTAAAAGTTTAGTGCATTATGCTAGTAGAGAGGCTATGAATATACAAGGATTTAGTGAAAAGACTGCAGAACAGTTATTTGAAGAGCTAAATGTAAAGTCCATACCAGATTTATATAGAGTTAAAAAAGAAGAATTAGTAAACCTGAAGAGGTTTGGTAAAAAAAAGGCTGAAAATCTTTTAAATGCAATAGAAGGTAGTAAAGATTGTGATCTTTCGGCATTTATATATGCTTTAAGTATTCCAAACGTTGGAATAAAAACGGCAAAGGATCTAGTAGGTAAATTAAAAACTTTAGAAAATATAAGAAATGCAAGTTTTGAAGAACTTATTGCTATAGAAGATGTAGGAGATATAGTTGCTCAAAGTATATTGAAGTTTTTTTTAGATGAAAAAATTAATGAAAGTATACAAGAATTATTTATGCTTGGGGTTTCACCTAAATATGAAGAAAAAGGCGTAAAGGCTAATGCTTTTGAAGGTAAAACAATTGTAGTTACCGGGTCCTTACAAAACTATACTAGATTAAGTATAAAAGAAAAGCTAGAATCATTAGGTGCAACAGTATCTGGTAGTGTAAGTAAAAAAACTGATTATGTTATAGTTGGTGAGGACGCTGGATCGAAATATGATAAGGCAAAAGAACTGAATTTAAAAATACTTACAGAAGAGGACTTTGAATCTATGCTAAAGTAG
- the pcrA gene encoding DNA helicase PcrA: MELKELLNKEQYEAATTIEGPLLILAGAGSGKTRVLTYRIAHMVEDLNIYPSQILAITFTNKAGQEMRERVKSLIGETADNMWITTFHSSCVRILRREIDKLGYKKSFTIYDSYDQKSLVKQCMEELDINDKDITENEIISKIGKAKDNLVTASTYKRENESNFRENKIAEIYELYQRKLKSNNALDFDDLIFKTVELFNAHPEVLEFYQKKFKYIMIDEYQDTNKCQYEFVRLLAKESRNLCVVGDDDQCIYEWRGADIRNILDFEKDYSDAKVIKLEENYRSMENILNAANTVISNNSERKNKVLRTSNEKGEKLKVYRAYSDMDEAQFISSEIKRMIKEEEKTYKDFAILYRTNAQSRIFEDIFMRADIPYRIIGGLKFYDRKEIKDIMAYLKFINNPEDEVSLRRIINVPKRNIGDTTCSKLQEFSVSIEDDLYNVMVDAKSIPGLTQRNINAILKFTSLMDDLIEMKEQLPVSKFIEYILNESGYIKELEKTNNPEDKSRVENLKELVSAAVEFERSSEDKTLSAFLEKTTLVSDIDNFDRDADTLVLMTVHSAKGLEFPVVFMVGMENGIFPGNGSLNDQKEMEESRRLCYVGITRAKEKLYMTSAEVRRVFGRAVSYGQSDFIDEINPELVEHIKVKTLREPKKRTKAKAEYNPHSLRADYSEESFTKALNRMEEKIQKGTGELLTKKEATIGRKIEHSRFGVGTIINTLEEDDDLKITIAFDNMGVKQFILSLTPLQLL, translated from the coding sequence ATGGAATTAAAAGAACTTTTAAACAAAGAGCAATATGAAGCTGCTACAACAATAGAAGGACCTTTGTTAATATTAGCAGGAGCAGGATCTGGAAAGACTAGAGTTTTGACATACAGAATAGCACACATGGTAGAAGATTTAAATATATACCCATCTCAAATTTTGGCTATAACTTTTACTAATAAAGCAGGTCAAGAAATGAGAGAAAGAGTGAAGTCTTTAATTGGTGAAACTGCAGACAATATGTGGATAACAACCTTCCACTCTAGCTGCGTTAGAATTTTAAGAAGAGAAATAGATAAGTTAGGATACAAAAAGAGCTTTACTATATATGACAGCTATGACCAAAAGTCTTTGGTTAAACAATGCATGGAAGAATTAGATATTAACGATAAAGATATTACAGAAAATGAAATAATAAGTAAGATAGGTAAGGCTAAAGATAATTTAGTAACTGCTTCAACTTATAAGAGAGAAAATGAAAGTAATTTTAGAGAAAATAAAATAGCTGAGATTTATGAACTTTATCAACGTAAACTAAAAAGTAATAATGCCTTAGATTTCGATGATTTAATATTCAAAACCGTAGAGCTATTTAATGCACATCCTGAAGTATTAGAGTTTTATCAAAAGAAGTTTAAATACATAATGATAGACGAGTACCAAGATACAAACAAGTGTCAATATGAATTTGTAAGATTACTTGCCAAAGAAAGTAGAAACCTTTGTGTTGTTGGTGATGATGATCAGTGTATTTATGAGTGGAGAGGTGCAGATATTAGAAACATCTTGGACTTTGAAAAGGATTATTCAGATGCTAAAGTTATAAAACTTGAAGAAAACTATAGATCTATGGAGAATATATTAAATGCAGCTAATACAGTAATAAGCAATAATAGTGAAAGAAAAAACAAAGTTTTGAGAACTTCAAATGAAAAGGGCGAAAAACTTAAGGTATATAGGGCTTACTCTGATATGGATGAAGCTCAGTTTATTTCATCTGAAATAAAGAGAATGATAAAAGAAGAAGAAAAGACTTATAAAGATTTTGCAATACTTTATAGAACTAATGCACAGTCACGTATATTTGAAGATATTTTTATGCGTGCAGACATACCTTATAGAATAATTGGTGGATTAAAGTTCTATGATAGAAAAGAAATAAAAGATATAATGGCTTACTTAAAATTTATAAATAACCCAGAAGATGAAGTAAGTTTAAGAAGAATTATAAATGTGCCTAAAAGAAATATTGGAGACACAACATGTTCTAAGCTTCAGGAATTTTCTGTTTCTATAGAAGATGATTTATATAATGTTATGGTGGATGCTAAAAGTATACCAGGGTTAACTCAAAGAAATATAAATGCTATACTTAAATTTACATCTTTAATGGATGATCTGATTGAGATGAAAGAGCAACTACCGGTTTCTAAGTTTATAGAGTATATACTTAATGAAAGTGGTTATATTAAGGAATTAGAAAAAACTAATAATCCTGAGGATAAAAGTAGAGTAGAAAACTTAAAAGAATTGGTTTCAGCAGCTGTAGAATTTGAAAGAAGTTCAGAAGACAAAACCCTTTCAGCATTTTTAGAAAAGACTACTCTTGTATCAGATATAGATAATTTTGATAGAGATGCGGATACATTAGTACTTATGACTGTTCATAGTGCAAAGGGATTAGAATTTCCTGTAGTATTCATGGTAGGCATGGAAAATGGAATATTCCCTGGAAATGGATCTTTAAATGATCAGAAAGAAATGGAAGAGTCAAGAAGACTTTGCTATGTTGGTATAACAAGGGCTAAAGAAAAATTATATATGACATCAGCAGAGGTTAGAAGAGTATTTGGAAGAGCAGTTAGTTATGGCCAATCTGACTTTATAGATGAAATAAACCCAGAACTTGTTGAGCATATTAAGGTGAAGACATTAAGGGAACCTAAAAAAAGAACCAAGGCAAAAGCAGAGTATAATCCTCATAGTTTAAGAGCAGATTATAGTGAAGAGTCTTTTACTAAGGCGTTGAATAGAATGGAAGAAAAGATACAAAAGGGTACAGGTGAATTACTTACCAAAAAAGAAGCAACTATTGGTAGGAAAATAGAGCATTCAAGATTTGGAGTAGGAACTATAATAAATACATTAGAAGAAGATGACGATTTAAAAATAACTATAGCATTTGATAATATGGGAGTAAAACAATTTATACTTAGTTTAACCCCTTTACAATTATTATAA
- a CDS encoding pseudouridine synthase, translated as MERLDKILSNLGYGSRKDIKGLIKKGNIMVDKVVVKDNSIQIDPNKSIVEINGQEIFYRKYIYLMMNKPKDVVSATVDKYDETVIDLLDPDYMAFEPFTVGRLDKDTVGLILITNDGELNHKLISPKWNVEKIYYAKINKEVDEKDIKKFEKGIVIDDGYKCLPAKLKIISSSKEGSEIELTIQEGKFHQVKRMFEAVDKSVIYLRRTRFGPISLDEDLNEGEYRELSDEEIEALYSCAKK; from the coding sequence ATGGAAAGATTAGATAAGATACTTTCAAACTTAGGATATGGTAGTAGGAAAGATATAAAGGGTTTAATAAAAAAAGGAAATATAATGGTAGATAAAGTGGTTGTAAAAGATAATAGTATTCAAATAGATCCAAACAAATCTATTGTTGAAATAAATGGACAGGAGATATTCTATAGAAAATACATATACCTTATGATGAATAAGCCAAAGGATGTAGTTTCAGCAACAGTTGATAAATATGATGAGACTGTAATAGATTTATTAGACCCTGACTATATGGCTTTTGAGCCTTTTACAGTTGGAAGACTTGATAAAGATACAGTGGGACTTATTCTTATAACTAATGATGGAGAGCTTAATCATAAATTAATATCTCCTAAATGGAATGTGGAAAAGATTTATTATGCAAAGATTAATAAAGAAGTAGATGAAAAAGATATAAAGAAATTTGAAAAGGGTATAGTTATAGATGATGGATATAAGTGTCTACCTGCTAAATTAAAAATAATATCTTCATCTAAAGAGGGTTCAGAAATAGAACTTACCATACAAGAAGGAAAGTTTCATCAAGTAAAAAGGATGTTTGAAGCAGTAGATAAATCAGTGATTTATTTAAGAAGAACAAGGTTTGGTCCCATTTCATTAGATGAAGATTTAAATGAGGGAGAATACCGAGAACTTTCTGATGAGGAAATAGAAGCATTATATTCTTGTGCTAAAAAATAA
- a CDS encoding lytic transglycosylase domain-containing protein has protein sequence MNTKSAESVMKLQLITQMMKGAFKEDSIAFQMVLETMTKAMSDDKSGGNLLESLGLEQLDLSQLGYMKGERLSTKGFKDESVSSPMEPIGPVVPIGKELRSNNVIIEESIKGASEKYGIDERLIRSIIKQESNFDPKVKSWAGAMGLMQLMPENVKEEGVSNPYDIKENIYAGTRHFKKYLNQFKTLEMALSAYNAGPGTMARRGVDSIEKADRLPLETQHYIKKVMGYYRG, from the coding sequence TTGAATACAAAGTCAGCGGAAAGCGTAATGAAGCTTCAGTTAATAACTCAAATGATGAAGGGTGCATTTAAAGAAGACTCTATTGCCTTTCAAATGGTATTAGAAACTATGACTAAAGCTATGAGTGATGATAAGAGTGGTGGAAATTTATTAGAATCTCTTGGACTTGAACAATTAGATCTAAGTCAGCTAGGATACATGAAGGGAGAACGTTTAAGTACAAAAGGCTTCAAAGATGAATCTGTATCAAGCCCTATGGAACCTATCGGTCCTGTAGTGCCTATAGGTAAAGAATTAAGATCAAATAATGTTATAATTGAAGAATCTATAAAGGGTGCATCTGAAAAGTATGGAATAGATGAAAGGCTTATAAGATCTATAATAAAGCAAGAATCAAATTTTGATCCGAAGGTTAAGTCCTGGGCAGGAGCAATGGGTCTTATGCAACTTATGCCTGAAAATGTAAAAGAAGAAGGCGTAAGTAATCCTTATGATATAAAGGAGAATATATATGCTGGGACAAGACACTTTAAAAAATACCTAAATCAATTTAAAACTCTTGAGATGGCATTATCGGCTTACAATGCTGGACCAGGAACCATGGCAAGAAGAGGTGTTGACAGTATAGAAAAGGCGGATAGGCTTCCTTTAGAAACTCAACATTATATTAAAAAGGTTATGGGGTATTATAGGGGGTAG